ATACAGAAATATGATTAAAATCCATGAATTTATCACCTTATCCTTTAATATCTTATTTACTTATTATGCAATTAACTTAACTATAGATCTAATATCATAGTTATCTAATTTTAGAATAAAATCTAAATATATCTCTATAGAAAGAGATTGCGACAGTTTTTATTAGCTGCTAGCTACTGGCTTCTAGCCTTTAGCTTTATAAGTTCTTAGCTAATAGCCAGAGGCTAGAAGCTAGTAGCTAAATTGTCGTAATATCCCTATTAAGTCTCACTTATGTCTTAAATATCTATAGAATTACTGAAAAAAAGCAATCTATTTTCACTATATGATTTCCAAATAATAACTAAATTAATATAAATATTTTATAAATTTGATTACAATCATCTAGTATATGTTTTGTTTTTTTAAGATTTAATATTTGCTATAAAATTCAATACTTATGTGTTTCTATAAATCTCAATAAATTCCTCTAATTTAGCCATGATAAAAAGATTTTAATTACAATAAAATGAAATAAATGGTTTACAGTTTGAAGGAAATATATTTTACAAATTATTGTAACGATTTTTTTAGTAGATACATAATCTAAATAATAAATTAAAACTACATATAAAAGGAGGTCATAATATGAAGATTGATTTTCTATATGCATGGTCAAAAAATGAACATGATGATTTAAAATCTGTTGGTGGTGGCTTTAAGCTACCTGCCCCTTTAAAATGGTTTAAATCTTTATTTAAAAAGTAAATTATATGTTAATCAATAAAGGTACTAAAACAGGTACCATTGCAGATAAGATTACTCCACTAATAAAAGCTACTATTGTAATTTCAGCTTGATTAATACTCCTAGTAATTAGAGGTAACGTAGTATCCATTGTTGTAGCACCTCCAGGAGCAATAATTGCTATCTTACTACCTAGTTTAGCCATAATAGGTATTAATATGATGGCAATTACTTCTCTAAAAACATTCGTTAAAAATGCTAAAGTCCCTATATCTGCACTATAAATCTTAGAAAGTATAATACCAGATAAACTATACCAACCAAATCCAGCACCTATTGCACTAGCCTCATTCACAGGTATATCTAATAACTTACCAAATAAAATTGCTCCTGCTATACTTCCTACTCCTACTAAAATAGGAACCAACAATACCTTTAGTCCTAATCTTTTTAGATCATTAATTATTTTTTTGTTTTTTCCTATATCTATACCTACTCCTAATAATAAAAATGATAGCGAAAGAGTAGAAATCAAATCTAACTCTCCAATAAAAGTAGGAGGTATAATTTCATATCCTAAGTAAATACCTATCACAATCATAACTATGATAATTAATAACATTTTTAATCCCCCTTACTACTACGAGCAACTTCAACAAATAACAATAATAAAATACTTCCTAAAATAGATCCAATAGATAAAATTATAGCTTTTAACCCTAATGAATCTAAATTATTTATTATCTCCTTACTTATACCAATCTTAATCCCCATCACTAATAACAATATCATTAATCCAACTAAAGTTAATTTATCACTTAATTTATTAAGTCTATTTGGCAATATATCTATGTAGCCAATTAAAATCCCCATTAATAAAGATAATATAATTACCCACATAATAATCCTCCTCTAAAAATATAATAAAGATTTCGATATAATTATAACATACTTATAAGCTTGCTACCAATAAATCTATTTTACTAACTAAATATATCTAAAGAATAAATATACAATATTATTAAAATGGTAAAATCTAACTACTATTAATAAATAAAAGATATTAAATTAAGCTTATATAAAGCACAAAGATCCACCTCTTAAATTTTCTCACACTACAAATTACATATTAAATATTAGATTAGTTTAAATAACAAAAGCTTTCTACATTAATGTAGAAAGCTTTTGTTATTTATTCTTATTTAACCGCTACAGGAAGAACTATATATTCCCCAGCTTTACCTTCTAAAGTTTCAAGATTATTTATTTTCTTTATATCTTGTATATCTATATCATATCTTTCTGCTAATGACCTTAAATCATCATCCTTAGCTACTGTATAATAACGATTAGCAGGAACAGGAATTTTTAATATTTGTCCTAATTCTAACATCTGTGGACTTTCTATATCATTATAATCCATGATCTTAGCAAAAGAAATATTAAAGGCTTTTCCTATACTCCATAAAGTATCATACTTTCTAACTAAATATTTAGCAGTTCTTAGGTTAGTAGTTTCTTGATCTTCTTTAGCTTCTTTGCTAATATCAATTATTTTAGGGGTAATAAAGATAACCAACTCTCTTTTATCATTTTTGACTTTTCTTTCTCTAAATAATTTACCTAACAGAGGTACATCTCCTAATAATGGTACCTTAGACAATTCTTCAATTTGCTCATCAGAGACTAGACCTCCTATCGCTATTGTCTTACCATCATTAACCATAACATTGGTAGTTACATTCTTAGTATTAATTTTAGGCATATTATCAATATATCCATCTAAACTACTTGTCTCTTGACTAATAGATAAACTAACAGCTCCATTTGTGATTCTTGGAGTTAATTTTAAAATAGTACCTACAGTTCTAAATTCAACCTCTCTTGTTGTTTCATCATCACTCTTGGTCTCTCTAATAATAGGTATCTCTTGTCCTATATTAATAACTGCTTCTTTTCCATCAATAGTTGATAAATGAGGATTAGCTAAAGTAACACTATCGCCATTTTTTTTCAAAAGTCCTAGAACACTTTTGTAATCCATAGTTACATCTCCAACTTCTACTACATTTGCTTCTTTAGTAGCATTAACATTATCCCAAATAATTGAAGCACCATTTGAAACTGTCTCTTTAGCAAAATTCCAATTTATTCCCATACTATCTAATTCATCACGGGATATATCTTCTATTCTAGCTTCAATCATCACCTGTTTTTTAGCTTCATCTAATTGAAAAATTACTTTCTCTACATCCTTCATCTCTTTTTTATAAGCACTAACAATAAGACTATTTGTTCTAGTATCAATTTCTATACTATCTTTTCCTACCAACAGCTCTAAACTTTTCTGTATATCTTTGGGAATTGCATTTTCTAATTTAAATACTCTAGTTTCTCTTTTATCAAAACTATTTTTTAACTTTTCGGGGCTACCAATTAAAACTGTATTCCCCACAATTCTATAATCTAGTCCATTTGTCTTAGCCAATAATTCTATAGCTTCTAAAGCGGGTATATTTTTCAAATCAACAGTGACTGGCCCTGCTACAGATTTATCAGTGATAATATTCATACCAGAGATATCTGCTATAGCCCTAAAAGCATCCTTTAAATCTACCCCTCTAAAATTCATCTCAATATTATTTTCTTCTCCAAATGCACTCAAATTCATCGAAAACAAACTAAGCACCAACATCATCAATACTAATTTTTTAATTGAATTCTTATATTTAATTGCTCTCACCTCCAAAGATATATACAAAATACTCTCCATGTCTTTCAATTACTATTCCATCATACCTTATTTCTTTAAGAGTACAGCCAGCAAAACTTTCACCTATTTTCATAATTTGAACTGCAGAATTTGAAGTCCCAAATTTAACAATAGCTACTTTAGAAGGTCCATTATTGACAACACCCAAAACCTTAATATTATCAGTTATATTCTCTGTTCCGCTTATTTTACCTTTTTTTCTATTTTTACCTATATTTTTAGAAGCTTTCTTTAATACAACTTGAAAAGGATCTTTAGTAGAATATTTTCTATTCTTTAATCTATCTTCTACATTACTAGACATTAATTTGACAACTTCATTTTTATCAACTTTACTCTCGGCAGAGTTATCATTCTTAGCCTTATAAGCTTTTAAAATATTATTAACTTTTCTTTCAAACCTTCTAACCTCTAGTGTATTTTTAAAACTCAATATTTTATAAGTTAACAATGTTGAACTAGATAGAAACATAATTACCACAATAAATAAAATCACTAATTTGTTTTCAAAAATCTTGGGTTTATAATCACTATTTAATTGCATCAATTAACCTCCTTCCTATCTAGCGAATAACTTCTTAAACTGATTTTTGCCTCTAACTCATTATTTGACCCTGCAACTGATGAAATATTAAACTTATTTATTCTAGTTATATATTTTAATGACTTTACTTCTTCTATAAATTTTATAATATTTCCATAAGCCCCTTTTAAAGTTATATCTACAGGAAATTCTAAATAAATATCTTGCTGACTAATATGGCCTGGCTTCATATTTGTCAAACTTACATTTGTATTTAATGCCAAATCATTTAAATCTAATAAAAAATCTACTTCTTGATTTTGCTCTAAAAAATCTTTTTGCTTTGCATTTAATTTTTTTAATAAGATTTGATATTTTTTTTCTAAAACGGAACTTTTCTTTAATTTAGCACTTTCTATTTTAACTTTATTTAATGTATTATCTATTTGCAATTCTTTTTGATTTAAAGATTTTTTCTGCCAACTATAAAAATAACTAAAACCACCTATTAATAATACGGCAATAAAACCTATTAGCAACTTCTTTTCTCGGGGTTGCAATTTATTGAGCACCATTATTATCCCCCTTATCTATTAATTTCTTCTCTATTACATCTTTTTTATTTATTTTACCTACCAAACTATAATAGAAACCTTCACTCTCTTTATAATTAGGATAAGTAATCTTTTCTTGTCTGGCTACTTCTATATTAATATTTGAAAAGAAAATTGAATTTCGCAAGTTATCAATAATAAACTTTAGTTCCTTTTTATTAGTAGTATATCCTAAAATTTTCAATTCTCTATCTTTAGAAACACTAACTTCTCTTACCCAACTACTCTTAGTTAATATATCTCTAAATTCATTTAAAATAGCAGGCCAATAAATACTCTCACCCAGCACATCATCTCTACTAGCTAAACTATTTTCTAATTTATCTTTCTTTGCTTTTAAACTCTTTAAATTCTTAGTTTTTGAATTTAATCTAGATAATTCTCTTTGCACAATAATAAGCTTCTGACTTGCTATTTTATCAGCATAATATACATCAGAATAAAATATAGCCATAGTTATTATTATAGTAGCAATAAGAGTTATACTTATAAAAAATGTTACTGGTTGTGTTAAACCACTAGATTCTTGATATTCTGGAGGTAATAAGTTTATCATCTGTCATCCTCCTTTCTCGATGCTAGTCCAATACTTACTCCTAATAATTGAGCTACTTCTGATAAATAGTCTTCACTTGCTAATTCTGACCTCAATCGATTAGATAAATTTAATTTTTCTACTCTTACTCCAAACTCTTTAGTCAAATGGCGATCAAAATTAATTAAATTTCCACCTCCACCAGTTAACACTATCCTGTCAATATCAAAACTTTTATACTTAACTTGAAAGTAATCTAAAGAACGATAAATTGCAGTAGTTAAGTTTCTAACAATCAGATTACTTTCTTCTTTCTTAAATAAATCATTATCTTTCTTATATTCTTCTGCTTTCTCCAAAGAAATTCCACTTGTTTCTGAAATATCTTGAGTTATATTTTCTCCTCCCATACCTACTGTTCTGGTAAATAATAATCTTCCCCTATTAATAATTGATATGTCAGTAGTCTTAGTTCCTATATCTATTACTCCAATAGTATCATCCATATAAAGCTTATCTACTGTTCTAGCAATAGCTACAGGCTCTATCTCTATTGCTACTGGAATTAATTCCAAAGCCTCAAAGAGTTTTAAATACTTATCTATTAAATCTTTTTTTACAGCTATAATTAATATTTGATATCCTCCGTCATCTTTTTTATTCAAAATTTCATAATCTACTATAGATTCTTCTACATCAATAGGTAGTTTGTCTCTAGCCTCCCATTTAATAGCTTCATCTAAATCATCCTCTGGCATAGCGGGAATATCAACCATTCTACTAATTACCTGCTCTCCACTAACTGCAGTAATCACTCTATTGGCTTCAAATTCATTCTCATCTAATGCTTCGTTTATTTTCTCTTCTAATAAACTCAAATTTTTAATATCACCTTCAATCACTGCATCCTCTGGAGTTGGAATTAAAGCCAAACTATTTAAAACTATCCGTCCCCAGACAGTCTGTACTTCTGTGATTTTAATACTTTCTTCTCCAATATCAAGTCCAATTACATTTTTGTTATTCAATAAATTAATCTTCTTCTTTAAACTTGAAAATATCCCCATAGTTTCACCTCTCTTATTAAATTTTATTTTAGCTCAAACAATTGTACTATAGATAAACAACTCTAAAATTAATTTAAATATCTTCTTATAGATTAATATTTCAATATTTTAGGCATTAGGATATAGGCTCTAGGAACTAGGTAAATCCTAATGCCTAAACCTTAACCACCAAATATAAAAATATCCTCATTAACTTTCAATTTAAAGTTTGATATCTATATAATTATTAAAATTTAGAATGAATTTAAAAATCTCTTCTAAAACCTTCAACAAGATTACCCTGATAATCAGATAAGATTCCTAGATTTTCATCAGCTAATTCTGGTGAATAAATTATTTCTCCACCCCAAATATTACTTTCAAGAATTAATTTTAAAACAATTGGCTCTCCTTCATCATTATCTAATTCTACATTTTCAATTTGAATATTACTACCAATAGTAAAGTCTTCATTAAATTTATCTATTATCTTCTTCTTAATTGGATTATCTTTAGACTTATCCATTATTTCTTCTAAGAGTTCAAAGTTCAAAGAGCTTTCAGTATAATAGTCACTTCCTGCAACTAAATCTTCAAACTCTTCACCTAATAATAATGTGATCTCTTCATCAAAAATCAATCTAATCACTTTAGGACTAGAATTATTGTGTTCAACTTCTTTTACCGCTGGTTCTGCGCCAGCAACAATAACTTCATAAAATTTTACATTATAGGCTGTATCGCCACTACCAGTCCAACTGCGCAATGCAAAATACCTACCAGGTAAATCCAAATCAGATGGCAATGGTTGATGACCATTATCCCAATAATCAAAATAATCCCAATCCAAGCCTTTATTGGCATCAAAATGACCTCCACTATTAATATTTCCCCCAGTAAAGGTTTTATTGTGGGCCAATTCAACATTGCCAAAATTACCAAACCACATCTCTTCAGATACAGCATGTGGCTTTACAGT
Above is a window of Orenia marismortui DSM 5156 DNA encoding:
- a CDS encoding lysine exporter LysO family protein — encoded protein: MLLIIIVMIVIGIYLGYEIIPPTFIGELDLISTLSLSFLLLGVGIDIGKNKKIINDLKRLGLKVLLVPILVGVGSIAGAILFGKLLDIPVNEASAIGAGFGWYSLSGIILSKIYSADIGTLAFLTNVFREVIAIILIPIMAKLGSKIAIIAPGGATTMDTTLPLITRSINQAEITIVAFISGVILSAMVPVLVPLLINI
- a CDS encoding LysO family transporter, which translates into the protein MWVIILSLLMGILIGYIDILPNRLNKLSDKLTLVGLMILLLVMGIKIGISKEIINNLDSLGLKAIILSIGSILGSILLLLFVEVARSSKGD
- a CDS encoding LysM peptidoglycan-binding domain-containing protein gives rise to the protein MYISLEVRAIKYKNSIKKLVLMMLVLSLFSMNLSAFGEENNIEMNFRGVDLKDAFRAIADISGMNIITDKSVAGPVTVDLKNIPALEAIELLAKTNGLDYRIVGNTVLIGSPEKLKNSFDKRETRVFKLENAIPKDIQKSLELLVGKDSIEIDTRTNSLIVSAYKKEMKDVEKVIFQLDEAKKQVMIEARIEDISRDELDSMGINWNFAKETVSNGASIIWDNVNATKEANVVEVGDVTMDYKSVLGLLKKNGDSVTLANPHLSTIDGKEAVINIGQEIPIIRETKSDDETTREVEFRTVGTILKLTPRITNGAVSLSISQETSSLDGYIDNMPKINTKNVTTNVMVNDGKTIAIGGLVSDEQIEELSKVPLLGDVPLLGKLFRERKVKNDKRELVIFITPKIIDISKEAKEDQETTNLRTAKYLVRKYDTLWSIGKAFNISFAKIMDYNDIESPQMLELGQILKIPVPANRYYTVAKDDDLRSLAERYDIDIQDIKKINNLETLEGKAGEYIVLPVAVK
- a CDS encoding type IV pilus inner membrane component PilO, with protein sequence MVLNKLQPREKKLLIGFIAVLLIGGFSYFYSWQKKSLNQKELQIDNTLNKVKIESAKLKKSSVLEKKYQILLKKLNAKQKDFLEQNQEVDFLLDLNDLALNTNVSLTNMKPGHISQQDIYLEFPVDITLKGAYGNIIKFIEEVKSLKYITRINKFNISSVAGSNNELEAKISLRSYSLDRKEVN
- a CDS encoding PilN domain-containing protein — translated: MINLLPPEYQESSGLTQPVTFFISITLIATIIITMAIFYSDVYYADKIASQKLIIVQRELSRLNSKTKNLKSLKAKKDKLENSLASRDDVLGESIYWPAILNEFRDILTKSSWVREVSVSKDRELKILGYTTNKKELKFIIDNLRNSIFFSNINIEVARQEKITYPNYKESEGFYYSLVGKINKKDVIEKKLIDKGDNNGAQ
- the pilM gene encoding type IV pilus assembly protein PilM, whose product is MGIFSSLKKKINLLNNKNVIGLDIGEESIKITEVQTVWGRIVLNSLALIPTPEDAVIEGDIKNLSLLEEKINEALDENEFEANRVITAVSGEQVISRMVDIPAMPEDDLDEAIKWEARDKLPIDVEESIVDYEILNKKDDGGYQILIIAVKKDLIDKYLKLFEALELIPVAIEIEPVAIARTVDKLYMDDTIGVIDIGTKTTDISIINRGRLLFTRTVGMGGENITQDISETSGISLEKAEEYKKDNDLFKKEESNLIVRNLTTAIYRSLDYFQVKYKSFDIDRIVLTGGGGNLINFDRHLTKEFGVRVEKLNLSNRLRSELASEDYLSEVAQLLGVSIGLASRKEDDR